One genomic segment of Moraxella osloensis includes these proteins:
- a CDS encoding ethanolamine ammonia-lyase subunit EutB produces MRFSTTIANHVWQFDSLKEVMAKASPLRSGDVLAGVAATTNIERMAARFVLADLPLRIFLDEPLLDDSVDEVSRLIRQQHDSVAFVPFGNISIGEFRNWLLSEHATTQILQDCKWAFTPEMVAAVSKLMRNQDLIAVAAKCQTITAFRNTIGLPDRVSVRIQPNHPTDDMRGVIASTFDGLLYGMGDAVIGINPASDSMPILGDLSKMFDALIHEYEIPTQSCVLTHITNTIELINQGVPVDLVFQSIGGTEAVNRSFGVDLAILKEGYEAGLSLNRGTVGQNVMYFETGQGSALSANAHYDIDQQTCEVRAYAVARQFNPLLINTVVGFIGPEYLADGKQILRAALEDHFCGKLLGLPMGCDVCYTNHCDADQDDMDSIIVSLVAAGLTFLIGVPGADDIMLNYQSTSFHDARFIRETLKKRAAPEFEAWLQKMQLTDPQGHLLSDGKRFLMAPDNLSVNYGYPYQ; encoded by the coding sequence ATGCGTTTTTCAACCACGATTGCCAACCATGTTTGGCAATTTGACAGTCTCAAAGAAGTGATGGCGAAAGCAAGTCCATTACGCTCAGGTGATGTACTTGCTGGCGTTGCTGCGACCACAAATATTGAACGAATGGCAGCTCGCTTTGTACTCGCTGATTTACCATTACGCATATTTTTGGATGAGCCATTGCTTGATGACAGTGTGGATGAGGTTAGCCGCTTGATTCGCCAACAGCATGATAGCGTGGCTTTTGTGCCATTTGGTAACATCAGCATTGGTGAATTTAGAAATTGGTTATTAAGCGAACATGCCACTACGCAGATTTTGCAAGATTGCAAGTGGGCATTTACCCCTGAAATGGTAGCAGCAGTGAGCAAACTAATGCGCAATCAAGATTTGATTGCGGTTGCTGCCAAATGTCAAACGATTACTGCGTTTCGCAATACCATTGGTTTACCAGATAGGGTATCGGTACGCATCCAACCCAATCACCCGACCGATGATATGCGGGGTGTAATTGCTTCAACGTTTGATGGGTTATTGTATGGCATGGGCGATGCGGTAATTGGTATCAATCCAGCGTCAGATAGCATGCCGATTTTGGGTGATTTGTCCAAAATGTTTGATGCGTTAATCCATGAGTACGAGATACCGACACAGTCTTGCGTATTGACCCATATCACTAACACCATTGAACTTATCAATCAAGGTGTGCCTGTGGATTTGGTGTTTCAATCAATTGGGGGCACAGAAGCGGTCAATCGCTCATTTGGGGTGGATTTAGCAATTCTAAAAGAAGGCTATGAAGCAGGGCTGTCGCTCAATCGTGGCACCGTTGGGCAGAATGTCATGTACTTTGAAACAGGGCAAGGCAGTGCTTTGTCTGCCAATGCACATTATGACATTGACCAACAAACTTGTGAAGTGCGCGCCTACGCCGTGGCACGGCAGTTTAATCCGCTGTTAATCAACACGGTAGTTGGGTTTATCGGTCCTGAATACTTGGCAGATGGCAAACAAATCTTGCGAGCGGCATTAGAAGACCATTTTTGTGGCAAACTGTTAGGCTTGCCGATGGGCTGTGATGTCTGCTATACCAATCACTGCGATGCCGACCAAGATGATATGGACAGTATTATTGTGTCACTGGTGGCGGCAGGACTGACATTCTTAATTGGGGTGCCAGGGGCAGATGACATTATGCTCAACTACCAAAGCACCAGCTTTCATGATGCTCGTTTTATCCGAGAAACACTCAAAAAACGAGCCGCTCCTGAATTTGAAGCATGGCTGCAAAAAATGCAACTTACCGACCCCCAAGGGCATTTATTATCCGATGGCAAACGTTTTTTAATGGCACCTGATAACTTGAGCGTGAATTATGGCTACCCCTATCAATAA
- a CDS encoding aspartate aminotransferase family protein — protein sequence MLKVNAFDETTFHQLDVSEQDLIQRRKNTLGPAYQLFYDHPLQFVKGEGAYLFDKQGNKYLDFYNNVASMGHSHPKIVEALCKQAHELCTHTRYLHEGIINYGERLLATMPAELANIMFTCTGSEANDLALRIAKDFTGGTGFIITEYAYHGITESIASLSPAMGEYVPIHKDARIIKIPTYDPSHPEQFTRDFVENVQSALKDMQRHGIKLAGILIDTLMTSDGVFAEPMGFFRPVIDLIHDAGGVFIADEVQPGFGRTGSHMWGFARHEIVPDIVTMGKPMGNGYPLAGLTVKPNVLKRFANEASYFNTFGGNPVAAAVGMAVLDVLEEESLMLNAKNIGEQLKNDLVNLSHKYPILGQVRGAGLFIAVDVMTSNNSTSTENARYIVNKLREEGILIGASGKNSDVLKIRPPLCISNNDAAMLIHSLDKVLYRI from the coding sequence ATGTTGAAAGTTAATGCTTTTGATGAAACAACCTTTCATCAGTTAGATGTTAGTGAGCAAGATCTGATACAACGTCGAAAAAACACCTTGGGTCCTGCATATCAATTGTTTTATGACCACCCATTACAATTTGTTAAAGGCGAAGGTGCTTATCTTTTTGACAAACAGGGCAATAAATACTTAGATTTTTATAACAATGTCGCCTCGATGGGACATTCCCATCCCAAAATAGTCGAAGCCCTCTGCAAACAGGCGCACGAACTTTGCACGCATACACGGTATTTGCATGAAGGTATTATCAATTATGGTGAGCGATTGCTTGCCACAATGCCAGCTGAGTTAGCAAATATCATGTTCACTTGCACAGGCAGTGAAGCGAATGATTTAGCTTTACGTATAGCGAAAGATTTTACTGGCGGAACAGGTTTCATTATTACAGAGTATGCGTACCATGGCATTACCGAAAGTATTGCCTCGCTATCGCCAGCAATGGGGGAATATGTGCCTATCCACAAAGATGCACGTATAATCAAAATCCCCACCTATGACCCAAGTCATCCTGAGCAGTTTACACGAGATTTCGTTGAAAATGTTCAATCAGCTTTAAAGGACATGCAACGACATGGTATCAAACTCGCTGGCATATTAATTGATACCTTAATGACAAGTGATGGCGTATTTGCTGAACCGATGGGTTTCTTCAGACCAGTGATTGATCTTATTCATGACGCGGGTGGCGTTTTTATAGCCGATGAAGTTCAACCTGGGTTTGGCAGAACAGGTTCGCATATGTGGGGTTTTGCTCGGCATGAGATTGTGCCCGACATTGTGACTATGGGCAAACCGATGGGCAATGGCTATCCTCTCGCAGGTCTTACTGTTAAACCAAACGTTTTGAAGCGATTTGCCAACGAAGCGAGTTATTTTAATACCTTTGGTGGCAATCCAGTTGCAGCGGCCGTTGGAATGGCAGTATTAGATGTATTAGAAGAAGAAAGTTTAATGCTTAATGCAAAAAACATAGGCGAGCAATTAAAAAATGATTTAGTAAATTTATCTCATAAATATCCAATTCTAGGGCAAGTACGTGGTGCAGGTTTATTTATAGCCGTAGATGTTATGACTAGTAATAATAGTACCAGCACAGAAAACGCGAGATACATTGTTAATAAATTAAGAGAGGAAGGCATATTGATTGGTGCATCAGGAAAAAATTCAGATGTATTGAAAATCCGCCCTCCTTTGTGCATTAGCAATAATGATGCAGCAATGCTGATACATTCTTTAGATAAAGTTTTATATCGCATTTAG
- a CDS encoding CoA-acylating methylmalonate-semialdehyde dehydrogenase codes for MEKLSTVGHLINGKKIEDTQRTQAVYNPSNGIVSKQVALASKQTVEEAISAAQAAFPAWKNTPPLRRARVMFKFKELLEQHTEEIAQLIGEEHGKILHDAKGELQRGIEVVEYACGAPELLKGDYTKNVGPDIDSWSDFVPLGVVAGITPFNFPTMVPLWMIPMALVCGNTFVLKPSERDPSSTMFIGELMCQAGLPNGVFNIVNGDKEAVDTLLTDSRVQAVSFVGSTPIAEYIYQTAAAYGKRCQALGGAKNHAIVMPDADLDNVVNSLLGAAFGSSGERCMALSVAVTVGKDIGDQLISNLSNAMAKLKCGPYANNSNDFGPLITQAHKDKVVAHITSAEQQGATIIVDGRNISVSGFEEGFYVGATLIDHVKPDMDSYKAEIFGPVLQVIRVETMADALQLINNHEYGNGTCIYTRDGEAARYFCDNVMVGMVGVNVPLPVPVAYHSFGGWKRSLFGDLHVYGQDGIRFYTRRKTITQRWPSSSLREGAQFSMPNL; via the coding sequence ATGGAAAAATTATCGACAGTAGGGCATTTAATTAATGGTAAAAAAATTGAAGATACCCAGCGAACACAGGCAGTTTATAATCCTTCAAACGGTATAGTTAGCAAGCAAGTAGCATTAGCGTCGAAGCAAACCGTAGAAGAAGCCATCAGTGCCGCACAGGCTGCCTTTCCAGCATGGAAAAATACTCCGCCATTGCGCCGTGCTCGTGTGATGTTTAAGTTCAAAGAATTACTCGAACAACACACAGAGGAAATCGCCCAACTTATCGGAGAAGAGCATGGCAAGATATTGCACGATGCAAAAGGTGAACTACAACGGGGAATTGAAGTGGTGGAATATGCCTGCGGTGCTCCTGAATTACTAAAAGGTGACTATACCAAAAACGTGGGACCTGACATTGATTCTTGGAGTGATTTTGTTCCACTTGGTGTGGTGGCTGGTATTACCCCCTTTAATTTCCCAACCATGGTGCCCTTATGGATGATTCCTATGGCGTTGGTGTGTGGCAATACATTTGTATTAAAACCTTCTGAACGCGATCCCAGTTCAACGATGTTTATCGGAGAATTGATGTGTCAAGCGGGTTTACCCAACGGTGTTTTTAATATCGTCAATGGTGATAAGGAAGCAGTGGATACACTTCTCACTGATAGTAGAGTACAAGCGGTTAGCTTTGTGGGCTCAACACCTATTGCTGAATACATTTACCAGACTGCAGCCGCTTATGGTAAACGATGCCAAGCACTAGGTGGGGCAAAAAATCATGCGATTGTAATGCCAGATGCTGATCTAGACAATGTTGTTAACTCATTGCTCGGTGCGGCTTTTGGCTCGTCAGGCGAACGATGTATGGCACTATCAGTCGCCGTAACCGTTGGCAAAGATATTGGCGATCAATTAATCTCAAACTTGTCTAATGCGATGGCTAAGCTAAAGTGTGGGCCCTACGCTAACAATAGCAATGATTTTGGTCCGTTGATTACCCAAGCACATAAAGACAAGGTCGTTGCTCACATTACCAGTGCAGAACAGCAAGGCGCTACGATTATCGTTGATGGTCGCAATATCAGTGTGTCTGGTTTTGAGGAGGGCTTCTATGTGGGAGCAACCTTGATTGATCATGTTAAGCCCGACATGGATAGCTATAAAGCGGAAATTTTTGGACCTGTCCTGCAAGTGATTCGGGTTGAAACAATGGCAGATGCTTTACAATTGATTAATAATCATGAATATGGCAACGGCACCTGTATTTACACACGTGATGGGGAAGCAGCCCGCTATTTTTGCGATAACGTAATGGTGGGTATGGTAGGCGTGAATGTGCCATTGCCTGTACCCGTTGCCTATCATAGCTTTGGGGGGTGGAAACGCTCATTGTTTGGCGATTTGCATGTATATGGTCAAGATGGGATTCGGTTTTATACTCGTCGTAAAACTATAACCCAACGTTGGCCGTCTTCTAGTCTGAGAGAGGGGGCACAGTTTTCGATGCCTAATTTATAA
- the eat gene encoding ethanolamine permease, translated as MNNSNHQLKKVLGTVSLWSIAVGLVISGEYFGWSYGWGKAGTLGFLVATTLIAVMYTTFIFSFTELTTAIPHVGGPYAYAKRAFGDKGGFLAGYATLIEFVFAPPAIALAIGAYLNVQFPEINAKYIAVGAYFVFMLLNWLGVSIAAAFELVVTILAIGELLMFMGIVAPGWSWSNFAAYGWAGSNHFSMSAISGILAAMPFAIWFFLAIEGAAMAAEEAKDPAHTIPKAYIAGILTLVFLAFGVMIMAGGVGDWRQFSDVNDPLPQAMKVVVGENSGWLHLLVWIGLFGLVASFHGIIMGYSRQIFALAREGFLPKRLGQLNPKFKTPGAAILTGGVIGITAIFSDNLIKFNDQSLTANIVTLSVFGALNMYLVSMAALFKLRRSEPNLYRPFKAPFYPVFPAVALGLGLFSLLAMIYFNFSLFVLYIVLMAIAYGVMMMLRNKHLASIANKPLTAL; from the coding sequence ATGAATAATTCAAATCACCAACTCAAAAAAGTACTCGGTACTGTTTCGCTATGGAGCATCGCAGTGGGCTTAGTCATTAGCGGTGAATATTTTGGTTGGAGCTATGGTTGGGGCAAAGCTGGTACATTAGGCTTTTTAGTTGCGACTACTCTTATTGCCGTTATGTATACTACCTTTATTTTTAGTTTTACCGAACTCACTACGGCCATTCCACATGTCGGCGGCCCTTATGCGTACGCCAAACGAGCTTTCGGTGATAAAGGGGGTTTTCTTGCAGGTTATGCGACGCTTATCGAGTTTGTTTTTGCGCCACCTGCTATTGCGTTGGCGATTGGGGCGTATCTAAATGTGCAATTTCCAGAAATTAATGCCAAATATATAGCCGTTGGTGCATATTTTGTATTTATGCTGCTAAATTGGTTAGGAGTAAGTATTGCGGCTGCCTTTGAATTAGTTGTGACTATTTTAGCCATTGGTGAACTATTGATGTTTATGGGTATTGTGGCGCCTGGTTGGAGTTGGAGTAACTTTGCAGCGTATGGCTGGGCAGGTAGTAATCATTTTTCTATGTCAGCTATTAGCGGTATTTTAGCAGCCATGCCTTTTGCGATTTGGTTTTTCTTGGCGATTGAAGGGGCAGCAATGGCGGCAGAAGAAGCCAAAGACCCCGCTCATACCATCCCCAAAGCTTACATCGCAGGGATTTTGACTTTGGTATTTTTGGCATTTGGTGTGATGATTATGGCAGGCGGTGTGGGTGATTGGCGACAATTTTCTGATGTAAACGATCCATTGCCACAAGCGATGAAAGTCGTTGTTGGAGAAAATAGCGGTTGGCTACATTTATTGGTTTGGATTGGTTTATTTGGTCTAGTTGCCTCTTTCCACGGCATTATAATGGGTTATTCTCGACAAATCTTTGCTTTGGCTCGAGAAGGCTTTTTACCTAAGCGATTAGGACAACTAAATCCCAAATTTAAAACCCCAGGGGCAGCAATCTTGACCGGCGGCGTGATCGGGATTACGGCAATTTTTAGTGATAATTTGATTAAATTTAATGATCAAAGCTTGACAGCAAATATTGTTACGCTATCTGTATTTGGTGCACTCAATATGTATTTGGTGTCTATGGCAGCCTTGTTTAAATTGCGTCGTAGTGAACCAAATTTATATCGCCCTTTCAAAGCGCCTTTTTACCCTGTGTTTCCTGCGGTTGCATTAGGCTTAGGTTTGTTTAGTTTACTTGCAATGATTTATTTTAATTTTAGTTTATTTGTTTTATACATAGTATTAATGGCGATTGCGTATGGCGTAATGATGATGCTGCGCAATAAACATTTGGCAAGTATTGCCAATAAACCATTAACTGCCCTGTAA
- a CDS encoding aldehyde dehydrogenase family protein, which translates to MNYNQLFINGKWTSPRKGNTFYSIDPSTEQVIAQVARAGLDDARLAVEAARAAFDNGSWCNLSGKQRAIFLRAFANEIRNRLAELSTLEVKDNGKPYAEAEWDVSDAAGCFEFYANLAESLDEHRETPLSLSDDRFECMIRKEPIGVACAIIPWNYPLLMAAWKVAPALAAGCTMILKPSEVTSLTAIELGRIADKIGLPCGVLNILTGYGHDIGSYLTDHPDIDKVAFTGSVPVGKQIMRSSAVNVKNISLELGGKSAFIIFDDSDIDAAVEWIMFGIFWNQGQVCSATSRVLVQEGIYPKLISRLVEESQKIHIGNGFEDGVKLGPLVNETQYKKVMAAVNQGVQDKVRLLIGGKRPNHLLQGYFIEPTIFVDVPENHPLWTDEIFGPVVSIRQFKSEHEAVKSANNSIFGLAGAVMSKDLACCHRVARQLRAGIVWINCSQPTFIEAPWGGCKQSGIGRELGIWGLENYLETKQITSYNAEKPWAWYIK; encoded by the coding sequence ATGAACTATAACCAATTGTTTATCAATGGAAAATGGACTAGTCCACGAAAGGGTAACACGTTTTACAGTATCGATCCAAGTACCGAACAAGTTATTGCACAAGTGGCACGTGCTGGGTTAGATGACGCAAGACTCGCTGTCGAAGCAGCACGAGCAGCATTTGATAATGGCTCATGGTGTAATTTATCTGGCAAGCAAAGAGCAATATTTTTACGAGCTTTCGCCAATGAAATTCGTAATCGTTTAGCAGAACTGTCAACCTTAGAGGTAAAAGATAATGGCAAACCCTACGCAGAAGCGGAATGGGATGTAAGTGATGCCGCAGGCTGCTTTGAATTCTATGCCAACCTTGCTGAATCACTTGATGAACATAGAGAGACACCGTTAAGCCTTAGTGATGATAGATTTGAGTGTATGATTCGAAAAGAGCCGATCGGCGTCGCTTGTGCAATAATCCCTTGGAACTACCCCCTACTCATGGCGGCTTGGAAGGTCGCACCTGCCTTAGCCGCAGGTTGTACCATGATTTTAAAACCTTCTGAAGTAACTTCCTTGACGGCGATTGAACTTGGACGTATTGCCGACAAGATCGGATTACCCTGCGGCGTTTTGAATATCCTCACAGGCTATGGACATGATATCGGTTCTTACCTCACAGATCATCCAGATATTGATAAAGTAGCTTTTACGGGCAGCGTCCCTGTGGGAAAACAGATTATGCGCTCATCCGCCGTTAATGTTAAAAATATCAGCCTAGAACTAGGCGGTAAATCAGCTTTTATCATCTTCGATGACAGTGATATTGACGCTGCGGTGGAATGGATCATGTTTGGTATCTTTTGGAACCAAGGGCAAGTCTGCTCTGCTACCTCTCGCGTGTTGGTGCAAGAGGGTATCTATCCGAAACTAATCTCAAGGCTTGTTGAAGAAAGTCAAAAAATTCATATTGGTAATGGTTTTGAAGATGGTGTCAAACTTGGGCCCTTGGTCAATGAAACTCAATACAAAAAAGTCATGGCTGCTGTCAATCAAGGTGTTCAAGACAAAGTTAGGCTATTAATCGGTGGCAAAAGACCTAATCATCTGCTACAGGGGTATTTTATTGAACCGACCATTTTCGTTGATGTGCCAGAAAATCATCCCTTATGGACAGATGAAATTTTCGGTCCTGTGGTGAGTATTCGACAATTTAAATCGGAACATGAAGCGGTCAAATCAGCAAATAATTCTATATTTGGTCTGGCGGGTGCTGTAATGTCAAAAGATTTGGCATGCTGCCATCGTGTCGCCCGTCAGCTTAGGGCAGGTATTGTTTGGATTAACTGTTCTCAACCCACATTCATAGAAGCACCTTGGGGAGGATGTAAGCAAAGTGGAATTGGAAGGGAGTTAGGTATTTGGGGGTTAGAAAATTATTTAGAAACTAAACAGATAACCAGCTATAACGCTGAAAAACCTTGGGCATGGTATATTAAATAA
- a CDS encoding aspartate aminotransferase family protein, whose translation MDILSTNYTNTINNKMVATMDHEYVFHSWSIQENLKPLVIKSGKGSIIWDFDGNEYLDFSSQLVNTNIGHQHPKVVQAIIDQAQELATIAPSTANLSRNEAAKRIVELAPAGFKKVFFTNAGADANENAIRMARLFTGRTKVLSSYRSYHGNTGAAIAATGDSRRIPNEYAFGHVHLFSPYLYRSEFYATNEDEECERALQHLKTVIDSEGPSSIAAILLESIPGTAGIMVPPRNYLQGVRELCNTQGIVLILDEVMAGFGRTGKWFAFEHFGVVPDLITFAKGVNSGYIPVGGVILSDKISDYFDARFFPGGLTYSGHPLAMASIVATIDAMKEENILDNVEYIGTKVLEPGLKALAEKHTIIGEVRGVGVFWAIELVKSKQTKERLTVQIMNDIKKRCAKKGLITFITDNRIHVVPPCVVNEAEVLQALKIYDEVLTEVCQQLT comes from the coding sequence ATGGACATCTTATCAACTAATTATACGAATACTATTAATAATAAGATGGTTGCCACCATGGATCATGAGTATGTCTTTCACTCTTGGTCAATTCAAGAAAACTTAAAACCTTTAGTAATCAAATCGGGCAAAGGGTCTATTATATGGGATTTCGATGGCAACGAATATTTAGATTTTAGTAGTCAGCTTGTCAATACCAATATTGGACACCAACATCCCAAAGTTGTACAAGCAATTATCGATCAAGCACAAGAATTGGCCACCATTGCACCATCTACGGCGAACTTGTCTAGAAATGAGGCGGCTAAAAGAATTGTCGAATTAGCACCCGCAGGCTTCAAAAAAGTATTCTTTACCAACGCTGGGGCTGATGCCAATGAGAATGCTATTCGTATGGCAAGGCTGTTTACGGGTAGAACCAAGGTACTGTCTTCTTATCGCTCTTATCATGGCAACACAGGAGCAGCAATCGCTGCAACTGGCGATAGTCGTCGTATCCCAAATGAGTATGCTTTCGGTCATGTGCATTTATTTAGCCCCTATTTATATCGAAGTGAATTTTACGCCACTAATGAAGACGAAGAATGTGAACGCGCTTTACAACATTTAAAAACTGTGATTGACAGTGAAGGTCCTAGCAGTATTGCAGCCATTTTGCTTGAGAGTATACCAGGCACGGCTGGGATTATGGTGCCACCAAGAAACTACCTGCAAGGGGTGCGTGAGCTTTGCAATACACAAGGTATCGTGTTGATTTTAGATGAAGTCATGGCAGGCTTTGGCCGTACTGGTAAATGGTTTGCATTTGAGCATTTTGGGGTAGTGCCTGATTTGATTACATTTGCTAAGGGTGTGAACTCTGGTTATATCCCCGTGGGTGGGGTTATCTTATCGGATAAAATTAGCGATTATTTTGATGCTAGATTTTTTCCTGGCGGCTTGACCTATTCTGGACACCCACTCGCAATGGCGTCAATTGTGGCGACGATCGATGCTATGAAAGAAGAAAATATATTGGACAATGTAGAATATATTGGCACCAAAGTATTAGAACCAGGTCTTAAAGCACTTGCAGAAAAACACACAATCATCGGTGAAGTACGAGGTGTGGGAGTCTTTTGGGCAATTGAGTTAGTCAAGTCGAAACAAACTAAAGAGAGGTTGACTGTTCAAATCATGAATGACATCAAAAAGCGTTGTGCGAAAAAAGGACTAATAACTTTTATCACGGATAATCGTATCCATGTTGTCCCGCCGTGCGTAGTCAACGAAGCTGAAGTGTTACAAGCATTAAAAATTTATGACGAAGTTTTAACAGAGGTTTGTCAGCAGTTAACATAG
- the eutC gene encoding ethanolamine ammonia-lyase subunit EutC, with amino-acid sequence MATPINNLMNQTSVNKDVITDQSVTTNDWQDWRALTQARIAIGRVGAALPTQEVLNFGLAHAQACDAIHTPLDVDLLTHQLEQRNWQVERVHSQAATQGDSRETYLRRPDLGRQLALECKETFLQKHSHQASLAYDLVFMVGDGLSSLAVQTQVVPLLDALKTFLNPNLAIAPIFIAQQARVALGDAVGELVNAKMVVVFIGERPGLSAADSLGIYMTYAPKIGKKDAERNCISNIRPGGLSSRAAAFKLNWLIEQAFERQVTGVNLKDESDNLLKIAEMSKVIG; translated from the coding sequence ATGGCTACCCCTATCAATAACTTGATGAATCAAACTTCCGTCAACAAAGACGTCATCACCGACCAAAGCGTCACGACCAATGACTGGCAAGATTGGCGAGCGTTGACCCAAGCTCGTATTGCAATAGGGCGGGTCGGGGCGGCATTACCCACCCAAGAGGTGTTAAATTTTGGTCTCGCTCATGCCCAAGCCTGTGATGCGATTCATACCCCGTTGGATGTTGATTTACTCACTCACCAACTTGAACAACGAAATTGGCAAGTTGAGCGTGTGCATAGCCAAGCAGCTACTCAAGGAGATAGTCGTGAAACCTATCTGAGACGTCCCGATTTGGGAAGGCAGTTGGCACTCGAGTGTAAAGAAACTTTTTTACAAAAACACTCACATCAAGCTAGTTTAGCTTATGATTTAGTCTTTATGGTCGGTGATGGTTTGTCATCGTTGGCAGTCCAAACCCAAGTCGTGCCACTGCTCGATGCACTCAAAACTTTTCTCAATCCCAACTTGGCCATAGCTCCTATCTTTATTGCCCAGCAAGCCCGGGTTGCGTTAGGTGATGCCGTCGGTGAACTCGTCAATGCCAAAATGGTTGTGGTATTCATAGGCGAGCGACCCGGGCTGTCAGCAGCGGATTCGCTAGGGATATATATGACGTATGCTCCCAAAATTGGCAAAAAAGATGCCGAGCGTAACTGTATCTCCAACATTCGTCCAGGTGGGTTAAGCTCAAGAGCCGCAGCATTTAAATTAAACTGGTTGATTGAGCAAGCTTTTGAACGTCAAGTCACAGGAGTGAATCTCAAAGATGAGAGTGATAATCTGTTAAAAATAGCGGAAATGAGCAAAGTGATAGGATAG
- a CDS encoding APC family permease, giving the protein MSINSSISATLVNNDVQRLKADSIGLFSVLFMTIATAAPITAMLGNVPIAVGSGNGQFAPAGFMVATIILSFFAIGYAEMAKHITATGAFYSFISHGLGRVVGLGSGLTVTLTYIVFEAALIGIFSFFCQDLISSVFHIKVSWIVFALIMLIANGLLSYFDINLAAKVLGLFLILEILMLLAMAVAIFVHGGSPTGYHLETINPLNAFTPAAGIATANASLGLFFAFWSWVGFESTAMYGEESRNPKKIIPLATMIAVIGIGLFYVFISWMAIIGTGIEQSIHLAQDPATAAEIFYTPTRQYYGEWAVTLFKTLVITGSFACGLAFHNCAARYLYALGRENLLPQLGSTLGATHSQHGSPHIASNIQAVIATVIVLLFYLFGKDPYADLYTLLAILGTMGIMIVQALCAFAIIGYFYFNSENKSKAHWFKTGIAPFFGGIGMLYVVYLLWVNMAFAAGAAVNSLLYKFIPYIVLVTFFAGISLGLYFKYRDPSRYQVIGRITLDDK; this is encoded by the coding sequence ATGTCAATTAATTCAAGTATTTCAGCAACCTTAGTTAATAACGATGTACAACGATTAAAAGCAGACTCAATTGGCTTATTTAGTGTCTTGTTTATGACTATAGCGACCGCTGCACCAATTACAGCCATGCTTGGTAATGTGCCAATCGCTGTTGGTAGTGGTAATGGACAGTTTGCTCCTGCTGGTTTTATGGTAGCTACCATTATTCTCAGCTTCTTTGCTATCGGTTATGCCGAAATGGCCAAACATATAACAGCAACAGGTGCCTTTTATTCTTTTATTTCTCATGGATTAGGGCGAGTTGTAGGGTTGGGATCTGGGTTAACTGTAACGCTAACCTATATTGTTTTTGAAGCAGCACTCATTGGAATATTTTCGTTTTTCTGCCAGGATCTGATATCAAGCGTCTTCCATATAAAAGTTTCATGGATTGTTTTTGCTCTCATTATGCTAATAGCAAATGGACTTTTGAGTTATTTTGATATCAATTTAGCTGCTAAGGTATTGGGATTATTTCTAATATTAGAAATATTGATGCTTTTAGCAATGGCAGTTGCAATTTTTGTGCATGGGGGTAGTCCCACGGGTTATCACCTAGAAACAATCAACCCTTTAAACGCCTTTACTCCAGCGGCTGGTATTGCAACCGCTAATGCTAGTTTGGGTTTGTTTTTCGCATTTTGGTCATGGGTGGGTTTTGAATCTACAGCCATGTATGGGGAAGAATCTAGAAACCCTAAAAAAATTATACCTTTAGCTACGATGATTGCGGTTATAGGTATTGGTCTCTTCTATGTTTTTATCTCATGGATGGCAATTATAGGTACTGGTATTGAACAATCAATTCATCTAGCCCAAGATCCCGCTACTGCTGCAGAAATTTTTTATACCCCTACTAGACAGTACTATGGTGAATGGGCGGTAACATTATTTAAAACATTAGTCATCACAGGTTCATTCGCATGTGGATTAGCGTTTCACAATTGTGCTGCAAGATATTTATATGCTTTAGGTCGTGAAAATTTATTACCTCAATTAGGCTCAACTTTAGGTGCAACACATTCTCAGCATGGCTCACCTCACATTGCTTCTAATATCCAAGCCGTTATTGCGACCGTTATCGTCTTACTATTTTATTTGTTTGGTAAAGATCCATATGCAGATTTATATACTCTGTTAGCTATTTTGGGAACGATGGGAATTATGATTGTACAAGCCTTATGTGCATTCGCAATCATTGGATACTTTTATTTTAATTCTGAAAATAAGTCTAAAGCTCATTGGTTTAAAACAGGCATTGCACCATTTTTTGGTGGAATAGGAATGCTATACGTAGTTTATTTATTGTGGGTGAATATGGCTTTTGCGGCTGGGGCTGCTGTAAATTCCCTATTATATAAATTTATCCCTTACATTGTTCTAGTAACATTTTTCGCGGGTATATCATTAGGACTTTATTTTAAATATCGTGATCCAAGCAGATATCAAGTAATTGGCAGAATCACATTAGATGACAAATAG